Proteins from a genomic interval of Chanodichthys erythropterus isolate Z2021 chromosome 8, ASM2448905v1, whole genome shotgun sequence:
- the LOC137025180 gene encoding zinc finger protein 431-like, with translation MIFPPFISDLMEESEESEELSEVEEEHHDTPAEKHSSHSKTKKTFLKKRAKKSFTCTQCRKSFTHNCYFERHMRIHTGEKLFTCDQCGTSFTLKHHHELHMRIHTGEKPFTCHQCGKSFTHQSSLKRHTAMHSGKKPFSCDQCGKSFPFKDNLKIHMRIHTGEKPFICNECGKTFLCSSALKVHLTVHTKEKPHSCSVCGKCFSQLPTLYRHQKIHYDVREHMCFECGKTFVTVGSLKRHQRIHTGEKPYKCSHCDKTFSLPVNLRSHERIHTGEKPYKCSYCEKRFAQSSNLKTHERIHRGEKPHTCDQCGKSFSTKSHLQRHMKIHAVEKP, from the coding sequence atgatttttccTCCTTTCATTTCAGACCTGATGGAAGAGAgcgaggagagtgaagaactgagtgaagtggaggaggaaCATCATGACACACCTGCAGAAAAACATTCAAGTCactcaaagactaaaaagacttttttaaagaaaagagccaagaaatctttcacctgcactcagtgtagaaagagtttcacacacaATTGTTATTTTGAGcgtcacatgaggatccacaccggagagaagctgttcacatgtgatcaatgtggaacCAGTTTCACACTCAAACATCATCATGAGcttcacatgaggatccacactggagagaagccgttcacatgccatcaatgtggaaagagcttcACGCATCAATCAAGCCTTAAGAGACACACAGCAATGCACTCTGGAAAGAAGCCATTTTcgtgtgatcaatgtgggaagagtttcccATTCAAAGATAATCTCAAGattcacatgaggatccacaccggagagaagccgttcataTGTAATGAATGTGGcaaaacatttctttgttcaTCGGCTCTGAAGGTACATCTGACAGTTCATACgaaggagaagccacattcatgttctgtgtgtggaaagtgTTTTTCACAGCTGCCAACTTTATACAGGCATCAGAAAATTCATTATGACGTGAGAGAgcacatgtgctttgagtgtgggAAGACTTTTGTTACAGTGGGCTCTTTAAAACGGCATCAGAGAATCCACAccggagaaaaaccttacaagtgttcacactgtgacaagacaTTCAGTTTGCCAGTAAATCTGAGatcacatgagaggatccacactggagaaaaaccttacaagtgttcatacTGCGAAAAGAGATTTGCTCAATCAtcaaatctgaaaacacatgagaggatccacagaggagagaagccgcacacgtgtgatcagtgtggaaagagtttcagcaCTAAAAGTCACCTTCAGCGACACATGAAGATTcatgcagtggagaaaccaTAA